The region CCTGCAGGAGACGGTGGACAAGACGGCGCGCCGGGAGGACTGGTCCAAAGAGCTCAGCCGCGAGCAGCTGGAGTACGCCGCGCGGGACGCCGCCATCCTGCTGCCGCTCCACGAGCGGCTGCAGGAGCTGCTGGAGCGGGAGGGGCTCGGGCCGGTCTCCCGGATAGAGTTCGGGGCGGTGCCCGCCATCGCGGAGATGGAGCTCGCCGGGATAAGGCTCGACGTGCGGCGGTGGCGGGAGCTGGAGAGGGTCGTCCGGCGGCGGCGCGACGAGGCGGCGCGCCGCCTGGAGTCCCACTTCCCGCAGCCGGAGGGGGTGCTCCCGCTCGAGGGTCTCGGGCCGCGCCTGAACCTGAACAGCCCCCAGCAGATCATGGAGGCCTTCCGCTCCATAGGGATAGAGCTTCCGGACACCCGGATGTGGACGCTGCTGACGGTGGACCACCCGGCGGCCCGGGACCTGCTGGAGTACCGCGAGCTGCAGAAGAAGCTCGGCACCTACCTGGAGACCTACGAGGGCTTTGTTCACCCGAAGACCGGCAGGATCCACGCGAGCTTCCTGCAGTGCCGGGTGCCAACCGGGCGGCTGGCCTGCACCAACCCCAACGTGCAGCAGATCCCCCACGAGGACGAGTTCCGCCGCTGCTTCGTCGCCGGGGAGGGGAACGTCCTGGTGATCGCCGACTACTCGCAGATAGAGCTGCGGATACTGGCCGAGGTCTCCGGCGACCCGGGCTTCGTGGAGGCCTTCCGGCGGGGCGAGGACCTGCACCGGGTGACGGCGGCGACGATGTTCGGGGTGCCAAAGGAGGAGGTCACCAAAGAGCAGCGCTCGGCGGCCAAGCGCATCAACTTCGGGCTGGCCTACGGGCGCGGCCCGCGCAGCCTGGCGGCCCAGCTGGGGACCGACGAGGAGCGCGCCCGCAGGCTCATCGACGAGTACTTCGCGACCTACGGCCGGGTGCAGCGCTACCTGAACGAGACGGCGAACCGCGCCCTGAAGGAGGGCGCGCTGCGCACCCTCTCCGGGCGGCTGCGCAAGTTCGGCCGCACGAGGGGCCTGAGCAGCGCGGAGCGGGGCGCCCTCAAGCGGGAGGCGATGAACTACCCCATCCAGGGCACCAGCGCGGACATCGCGAAGCTGGCCCTGATCTTTATCCACTCGGAGCTGAGAGACCTCGACGCCCGCCTGATCAACTGCATCCACGACGAGTTCGTGGTCGAGTGCGCCGAAGAACAGGCGGAGGAGGCGGCCTCCCGGGTGCGCTCGGCGATGGTCCGGGCGGGCGAGCGGCTGCTGAAGCGGGTGCCGGTGGAGGTGGAGGTGGCCGTCTCCCGGGAGTGGAGGAAGTAGCCGGGTGGAGATCTCGCGGGCAACGCCGCAGGACGCCGGGGAGCTGACGGAGATAGCCCGCGCGGCGAAGCGCCACTGGGGATATCCGGAGCGCTGGATGGAGCTGTGGCGGGAGGCGCTGACGATCACGCCGCAGCTCGCCGCCGGAGGCGAGGTGTGGGTCGCCGAGGAGGGCGGGGAGAAGCTGGGCTTCTACGCCCTCTCGGGCTCGGGCAGGGAGCTGGAGCACCTGTGGGTGCGGCCGGAGCGTCTGGGCGAGGGCGTGGGCCGGGCCCTGTTCCTGCACGCCCTGGGCCGGGCGGCCGAGCTGGGGGCGGAGACGGTCCTGATCGAGTCGGACCCCAACGCCGAGGGCTTCTACTTGCGCATGGGGGCGGCGAAGCTCGGGGAGCGGGTCTCGGAGCTGGACGGCAGGGAGCGGGTGCTCCCGCTGCTGGCGGCGAGAACCCGTCACTGAGCCGCGGAGGAGCGGGAGGCCCCAACGGCGGCCGCGGTGACGAGGAGCACCGCGAGCAGGGCCCTCCACCCGAGCCGCTCCCCGAGCACGACGAAGCCCACCAGCGCGGCCACCGCGGGCTCCAGGCTCATGAGCACCCCGAAGACGCGGGCGGGCAGGCGCCGGAGCGCCTCGAGCTCGAGCGAGTAGGGCACCGCCGAGGAGAGCAGGGCGACCGCCGCCCCGGCCAGAAGCACCTGCGCCTCGAGCAGCCCCGCGCCCGCCGAGGCGAGCCCCACCGGGGCGGTGAGCGCGGCCCCGGCGCACATGGCGATGATCAGCCCGGTGGAGCCGGGGAAGGCCCGCCCGGTCCAACCCCCAAGCAGGATGTAGGCGGCCCAGAAGCATCCGGCGAGCAGCGCCAGACCCACCCCCGCCGGGTCGAGCCCCGCCCCGCCGAAGGCTCCGAGCGGGGCGAGCAGGAGTATCCCCGCGGCGGCCATCGCGACCCAGAGGAGGTCCAGCATCCTGCGGCTGCCCGCCACGGCCACCCCGAGCGGCCCCACGAACTCGAGCGTCACCGCCACCCCCAGGGGTATACGGTCGAGCGCGGAGTAGAAGGCCAGGTTCATCGCCGCGAGCACCGCCCCGAAGGAGACGGCGAGCCGGTAGGCGGAGGGCGGATACCCCCGCACCTTCGGCCGCCACAGGAGCAGCAGAAAGGCGGCGGCGAACCCGACCCTGAGAAACACCGTCCCCCCGGGCCCCACCTCCTCGAAGAGGCCCTTGGCGACCGCGGCCCCGAGCTGCACCGAGCAGACCGCCAGCAGCACGAGCCCCTCCGGCGGGAAGGGGCCCGCAACCCTCGCTCTCAGCCTCCGGACCAACCTCCCCCGCCACCTCCTCGCCAGCGAACGACCCGGAGAATTGTACCGCCCCGCCGAAACGGTCCCGGCGACGCCCTAGGGCGCCACGACGAGGGCCTCGCCGGGGCCGAGCCGGGCGGGGGGGCGGAGGTCTCCGCCCTCCTGCCCGGGAGAGGTGGAGAGCAGGACGCGCCCCCGGAGGACCGGCGGCAGGGGCTCGGGGGCCTCGCCCAGGTTCAGGGCGACGAGGAGGCGGCGCCCGGCGTGGCTGCGGGCGTAGGCCAGCAGGGAGCCCCCGGCCTCGAGCGGCTCGTAGGAGCCCACGGAGAGGGCGGGCTCCGAGCGGCGGAGGCGCAGGAGCCTGCGGTAGAGGCAGAGGAGGGAGCCCCGGCTCTCCCTCTGCGCGGCGACGTTGCGGTGGCGGCGGTCGGGGGAGAGCGGGAGCCAGGGCTCGGCGTCCGGCGGGCAGAACCCGGCGTTCGGGGAGGCGTCCCACTGCATCGGGGTGCGGGCCGGGTCGCGGCTGAGGCGCGGGTTCTGCGAGCCGGCCGGGTCGCGGAGACGCTCCGGCGGGATCTTCCCGTCGACCATGCCGATCTCGTCGCCGTAGTAGACCGTGGGGGTCCCGCGCAGGGTGAGGAGCAGCACGGCGGCCGCCCGCGCCCTCTCCGGGCCGACCCGGGTGGCGACGCGGGGGTTGTCGTGGTTGCTCAGGACCCAGTTGGGCCAGCCGTGCGGGGGGAGGGCCGCCTCGTACTCGGAGATGAGGGCGGCGAGGGAGGGGGCGCTCCAGGGCGTCGTGATGAGGTGCATGTTCGTCGGCAGGTGGACCCCGCGCCCCCCCTCCCCGTAGTAGAGCACGAGCCTGTCGAACGGCAGGTAGAGCTCGCCGATCATCACCCGCTCCCCGCCGCAGCCGTCGAGGACGCGGCGCATCCCGGAGATCATCCGGTGCACCTCCGGGCGGTCGGTGGTGTAGACGGGGAGATGGGCCTCGTAGGAGGGCCGACCCTCCTCGTAGGCCGGGTTGGGCGGGTTGTCCCGGAGCTTCTCGTCTTTTACGAGGTGGCGCAGGGCGTCCACCCGGAAGCCGTCCACGCCCCTCTCCAGCCAGAAGCGCATCACCCCGTGCATCGCCTCCCTCACCGCGGGGTTGCGCCAGTTGAGGTCCGGCTGCTTGCGGTGGAAGGCGTGGTAGTAGTACTGCCCCGTTCTCTCGTCCCACTCCCACGCAGAACCCCCGAAGACGCTCCGCCAGTTGTTGGGCGGCGAGCCGTCGGGCTTCGGGTCGGCCCAGATGTACCAGTCGCGCCTCGGGCTCTCGCGCGAGGCGCGGGACTCCAAAAACCACGGGTGCTCGTCCGAGGTGTGGTTGGGGACGTAGTCGACGATGAGGCGCATGCCCCTCCGGTGCGTCTCCGCGACCAGCTCGTCGAAGTCCGCGAGCGTGCCGAAGAGGGGGTCCACGGCGCAGTGGTCGGAGATGTCGTAGCCGAAGTCCGCCATGGGGGAGGGGTAGAAGGGGGAGAGCCAGATGGCGTCGACCCCGAGCCACTCCAGGTAGTCCAGGCGGGAGGCGATGCCCTCGAGGTCGCCCACCCCGTCGCCGCTCGCGTCGGCGAAGCTGCGGGGGTAGATGTGGTAGACCACCCCGCGCTGCCACCACAGGTGCCCTCTTCTCTCCGTCACGCTCCTCCCCTCTGCCTCTTCTTCCACGACGGCACGAAGGCTACCGCGTGCCGGGGTGGATCTTCCAGGAGATCAGGGCGATGGCGGAGCAGAGCAGCGCGAGCAGCAGAAACGCCGCCCGCAGGGAGAAGGCGCCCGCCGCGGCCCCGAAGAGCGGCGGGCTTGCGGTGAAGGCCACGTACCCGGCCGCGGTCACCGCCGCGACGGCCCGGCCGCTCCCGGAGGACGCCCGGGCGGTGAGGGAGAAGGCCAGCGGGGCCACCGGCGAGAGGGCGACCCCGACGAGCACGAGCCCGAGCGCCGCCCGGGCGGGAGAGCCGGCGAGCGCCGCGGCCGCGAGCCCCGCAGCCGCCAGAAGCCCCGCGCCAGCGAGCACCCGGCGCTCCCCGAGCCGGACTACGGCGGCGGCCCCGAGCAGCCGGCCCAGAGCGCCGGCGAGGTACAGCCCGGCGATCCCCGCGCCGGCGAGCGCGGCGCCGGAGCCGAGGACGCCGCGCAGGTAGAGGGAGGAGTACCCCTCGAGCGCCGCGTCGGTGGCGAAGCACAGGAAGACGAGGGCGGCGCACGCCAGCACGGCGGCCGGAAGCCGGCCGGAGGGCTTTTCGCCGGCCGCCGGGGCCGGCCCCGGCGCTCCCCCGGGCAGCGGGAGCCGCAGAGCGGCGAGCGCGAGCGCCAGAAGCGCCGCGCCGGCCGCCGCGTAGACGCCCCCGTAGCCCGCGCCGGCCCCGAGGGCAAGCCCGGAGCCGAGGGCCCCGAGCCCCGCGCCGCCGCTGAAGCCCGCGTGGAAGAGGTTCATGGCGCGGCGGCCGGACCGCCGCTCGTAGTCCCCGCCGAGGAGGTTGCAGGCGAGGTCGTAGAACCCGACCGTCCCGGAGAGGACCAGCACGGCGAGCAGCGAGGCGTAGCTCTCGACGAGCGGGAGCAGGAGCAGGTAGGAGCCGGTCCCGGCGATGCCGGCGACGAGCACGGGCCGCCGGCCGAGGCGGTCGGCGGCCCGACCGGCGGCGAGCAGGCCGGCCACCCCGCAGAGGGACTGGAGGGCGAGGGCGAGGCCGAGGGAGGTGGGCGAGAGCCCGAGGCGGCGGGAGAGGTCGGCGAGCAGCACGGCCCAGACGCCGACGTGCGCGCCCATGGCGCCGAAGAGCAGGAGCACGCCGAGAAAGCGGGCGGGTAGCGGGAACGGCACGGGCAACGAGGCTCCTTTCGGGCAGGAGAGGACGGGCGGCGGAGGGGAATCCTATGCCGGGATGTCGCCCACGCGGATCACCGCGGGAAGGCTAGCACGCCCCCTCTGAGGGCGCAACGGAGCAGACCTCGCGCATCGCCCGGAGGGCCTCGCGGGCGTGCATGCCGGAGGCCTGCAGCAGATCGAGGGCGGTGGAGCGGATCTGGCCGACGAGCACGCTGGTCTCCAGGTCGCTGCGCTCCCGCAGCACCGCGGTGGCCTTCGCCGCGGCGTCCAGCGCGAAGGAGCGGGTGTCGAGCGGGTGCTCGGGCCGGTCCAGGTACGCGTCGAGCGCCTCCACCGCCCGCGCCAGATCCTCTATGGCGGCGCACAGGGCGGGGGGCGCGGCCCCCTGCTCCTGCACCATGCTAACCGCGGCGCGGGCCAGCACGCGGGTGTTGCGCACCGCCAGATCCAGCTGCTCCGCCGCCGTGGCGTAGTAGGCGAGATGCCCCAGCGTCCTGCGGCGCGGCGGGGAGTAGCGGGCGATCTGGTACCCCCCGTCGAGGGTCTCGCGGAGCTCGGCGACCCGGGCGTCTATGCCGCGGGCCTCCTCGAGCGCCCGCTCCGCGCCCCCCAGGTCGCCCCCGGAGAGGGCGGCGGAGATCCTACGCTGCACCGCCGCCAGCGTGACGAGGGTGCGGTCGGCGGTCCTCTCCACCCGGGCCTTGGGGTCGCTGGGGAAGACCGCGCTCACCGCGAGCGCCGTGCCCCCGCCCACCAGCGCCTCGACGAACCTGTCCGGGGAGACGCCGTAGGCCGTGGGGTCCAGGTTGGCCACCAGCAGGGCGGAGATGCCCGCCTCGGTCACCAGCATCACCCCGCCCCGCACCATGAGCGCCACCGTCATCGCCAGGCCCACTATAAAGCCGGTCTGCAACACGCCCGTCCCGATGGCGAGCACGATGAGGTCGGCGACCGCGAGCCCCAGCGCGACCCCGAAGATCCACTCCGCCGCCCGCCGCAGCGTCTGCCCGGCCACGGCCCCGACGGAGATCACCGCCGCGATGGCGGCCACGAACGGCCGCTGGTGCCCCAGAAGAGCCTCCGCCAGATACCACGCGAGGCTCGCCGCTACCGCCGACTGCACCACCGGCCAGCCGCCGTAGCGCAGCCGCTCCAGCGCCCCGCCGAAGGTCCTGAGCCCAACGGCCTCGACGCTCTTCACCGCCGCAGAGAGAGCCAACAATCACCTCCTTCCGGTATATGCCTTTTGCACACAACAAAGCGGAGAATCTACCACGCGCGCGCCGTAGGACAAGGGGGCCGGCGGGGGTTTTACCTGGGTGTTAGGCGGGCTTGATGTGATCTGGATCAAACGCGTGTAGAATTAGGGCATGGTGGTCTACCGCTACGGCAGGGAGCAGTTCGAGGAGGGGGAGTACGTGCGCCGGGTGGACGCGGTGCCCGGGGACGGGCTGGACCCGGTGGTGCGGATCGTGGAGGATCTCGGGACCATAGAGGTGCCCTGCGGCAAGGAAGACTGCCGGGGCAACTGCACGGAGTACCTGGTGCGGGCTCCCCGCCGGGCGGAGGACTACACGCTGGCGGAGTGCAAGATCTCCCCCCTCGTCAGCATCCTCTAGAGGCCCCCGCTCTCGCCGAAGCTCCGGGGCCGCTGCGCGCGTTCCGAGGAGTACAGCCGGACCAGCATGCCGCCGCCTATCGGGGCGAGGAAGAGCCCGGCCAGCCCGGCGGGCAGCAGGTCGCGGGCGATGGTCCAGGCCACCAGGAAGGGCGTGCCGGTGGGGAAGTTCGAGCTCTGGATGAGCTTGAGCGGGTCGAGGACGCCGCCGGACTGCAGGAGGCCGGTGGCGTAGGAGAGCAGGATCAGGAGCGCCGAGATCACGCCCATCAGCAGGCTCAGCCCCAGGCTCAGCACGAGCCGTGCCCCGGAGGAGTGGGGGCTTATGCCGCCCCGCTTGCGCCCGGAGAGCAGCAGGAGCCCGAAGAGCGGGGCGGCGACGATCCCGCCGACGAGCCCGGCGGCCATGTACACCAGCACCAGGAGCGTCAGGTTCCCCTCGCTGCCCTGCTCGCCCTGCAAGAGCAGCAGCATCAGGGGCGTCGGAAAGAGCGACTTCACGATCATGAAGGTCAGGCCGTAGATGGCGCCGACGCCCAAAAGACGCGCGAGGATCACGCCTCCCCCTTCCTCAGTAGACGGATTACGAGCAGGCCGAGGACCGGCCCGAGCAGCAGGCCCGCCAGCAGGGCGTAGACGAAGGCGGAGAGGGCGACGAAGAAGCTCCCCACGAAGACTGCCGGGCGCATCAGCGCGGAGAGCCCCCCGGGCTCCGCCGGGGAGAGGCCGGCTATGGAGACCGCCATCACGCCCCAGACCAGCACGGCGGCCACCCCGCCGCCCGAGAGCCCCTGCAGCGCCCCGAAGCCCAGCAGCGCCCGGAAGCCCCCGCGCCCCCCGGAGAGCGCCCTCGCCGCCGCCAGGGTGCCGAGCGCCCCGGCAAGCGCCGCGCCGAGCAGCGCGGCAAGCGGCGCGGCGCCCGGCTCCCCGGCCATGAGCGCGGCCGGCGGCAGCGCCAGCAGGGCTCCCCAGGCGGCGCCGAGGACCAGCAGGTTGCGCACGGGAGGTCTCATCTTCCTTCGAGAAGCTACCTCCGCCGGGGGCGGGGTTCTGCGATGGCGTTCACGCGCGCCGCTACTCCACCCCCCTCCCCCGCTCCCCGCCGGAGGCGTCGATCCACACCGTCTTGACGTTCACGAACTCCCGGATGCCGAAGTGGGAGAGCTCCCGCCCGTAGCCCGAGCTCTTCACCCCGCCGAAGGGCACCTCCGGCGTGGACTCCACCAGCCGGTTGATGTACACCATGCCGGCCTCGATCTCATCTACAAAGCGCTCCTGCTCCTCCGGGTCGTTAGTCCAGGCGCTGGAGCCCAGCCCGAAGGGGGTCTCGTTGGCCAGCCGGATCGCCTCGTCGATGTCCCGGGCGGTAAAAAGCGAGGCGACGGGGCCGAAGATCTCCTCCTCCCGGGCCGGCGCACCCTCGGGGATCTCCGCGAGCACCGTCGGGGGGTAGAAGTAGCCCGGCCCGTCCAGCGGCTTGCCGCCGGTGAGCACCTTCGCCCCGGCCTCCACGCTCCTGCGGACCTGCTCGTCCACCCCCTCCAGGATCGAGGGCATCGCCAGCGGGCCCATGTCCGTCGTCTCGTCCATCGGGTCCCCGACCTTGAGCGAGGCCATCTTCTCCACGAAGCGGCGGGTGAACTCCTCGGCGATCTGGCGGTGGACGATGATCCGCTTGGCGTTGATGCACGACTGGCCGTTGTTGAGGGTGCGCGAGGTCACCGCGGTGTCCAGCGCCCGGTCCAGGTCGGCCGAGGGCATCACGATGAACGGGTCGCTCCCCCCCAGCTCCAGCACGCTCGGCTTTATGTTCCGGCCCGCCTCCCCGCCGACGTCGCGCCCGGCCGGGGTGCTCCCGGTGAGCGTGGCGGCCCGCACCCGCGGGTCGGAGATCACATCCCTCACCTGCGAGGCGCCTATGAGCAGCGTCTGGAAGACGCCCTCGGGGAAGCCGGCCTGACGGAAGACCTCCTCTATGGCCAGCGCCGACTGCGGGACGTTGGAGGCGTGCTTGAGGAGCCCCACGTTGCCGGCGGTCAGCGCGGGGGCCGCGAACCGGAAGACCTGCCAGAACGGGAAGTTCCACGGCATGACGGCCAGCACCGGTCCCAGCGGCTGGTAGCGGACGAAGGCGCGGGCGCCCTCCAGCTCCACCTCCTCGTCGGCGAGAAACCGCGCGGCGTTCTGCGCGTAGTAGCGGCACCCCCGGGCGGACTTGCGCACCTCGGCGACGGCGGCGGCGAGCGGCTTGCCCATCTCGGTGGTGATGAGCCGGCCGAACTCCTCCGCCCTCTCCTCCAGCACCTCCGCGGCCCGGGCCATGAGCCGGCAGCGCTCCTGCACGGGGGTCTCGCGCCAGCCCCGGAAGGCCCCGACGGCGCGCTCTATCTTCTCGTCTATCTGCTCCCGGTCGAGGGCCTCGAAGCGCTTCAGCTCCTCGCCGGTCGCCGGGTTCACGGTCGCGATAGCCAAGGCAGAACCTCCTACGCCGCTTGCCGCCTTTGAAGAGCATATATACCCGCTGCGGCCGCCCTACCCACGGCCGGAGGGCTTATACAATCAGCCGTGACGATGGAGGACCCGGCAAGAGCCCGCAGGGTGGTGGAGGAGCTGGCCCGCGCGGCGGGCTTCGAGCTCGTGGGCGTGACGGGCGCGGAGCCCCTGGCGGAGGGCGGCGAGCGGCTGCGCCGGTGGCAGGAGGCGGGGATGGCGGCGGGGATGGGCTACATGCGGCGTCCGGCCGAACTCCTCTGCGACCCGCGGCGCCTGCAGAAGAGCGCCCGGAGCGTGATCTCGCTGGGGGTCTCCTACTACCCCGGGGAGCACCCCGAGAACCCCGGGGACGGGGGCCGGGTGGCGCGCTACGCCTGGGGGCGCGACTACCACCGGGCGATAAAGCAGCGGCTGCTCGGGCTGCGGCGGGACCTGGAGGCCCGTCTCGGGTGCCGGGTGAGGGCGCGGGCGTTCACCGACGCGGTGCCGCTGCTCGAGCGCTCGGCTGCCCAAAGGGCGGGGCTGGGCTTCTTCGGGCGCAACTCCTGCCTCATCAACCGCGACATGGGCTCCTACTTCTTCATCGCCGAGCTGCTCGTGGACCTGGAGCTGGAGCCCGACGGGCCGGGCGAGGGAACCTGCGGGCGCTGCACCCGGTGCATGGACCGGTGCCCCACCGGGGCGATAAAGGCCCCCGGCGTGGTGGACGCCCGCCTGTGCATCTCCTACCTGACCATCGAGAACCGCGGGGAGATCCCGCGGCCCCTGCGGCCGCTGGTCGGGGACTGGGCCTTCGGCTGCGACCTCTGCCAGGAGGTCTGCCCGTACAACCGGCGGAAGGCGAAAAGGAGCCGGTGGCCCGAGTTCTCGGCGGAGGCCGGGGCCGGGCCGTACCTGGAGATAACCGAGGTGCTGGGCATAAGGAGCGAGGAGGAGTTCGAGCGGCGCTTCGCCGGCACGCCCCTCACCCGCCCCGGGCGGGCCGGGCTGCTGCGCAACTGCTGCGTGGCGGCGGGGAACCTGAGGCTCGAGGCGGCCGTCCCGGCGCTCGCCGGGTGCCTGCGGGAGGATCCGTCGCCGCTCGTCCGCGGGCACGCGGCGTGGGCCCTCGGCGAGATAGGCGGGGCGGAGCGGGAGCTCTCCGAGGCGGCGCGGCGGGAGGCAGACCCCTGGTGCAGGAGGGAGATAGAGCTCGCCCTCGCCCGGGCGGGCGTAGGTTAGAATAGCGACAAGAGATGGCCGATCAGATCAACTACTACGAGGTTCTCGGGGTCCGGCGGGACGCCTCGCAGGCGGAGATCCGCAACGCCTACCGGCGGCTGGCGAAGGAGCGCCACCCGGACAGCCCCGGCGGCGACGCCCGCGAGTTCGCCCTCCTGCAGGAGGCGCACGAGGTGCTCTCGGACCCGGAGCGCCGCCGCCGGCACGACGAGGAGCTGGACCTGGCCTTCGCCGCCTCCCAGCTCTCGGACCTGGACTTCAGCAAGCTGGAGGACGAGCTCGCCGCCCGCCGCGCGCAGCGGGAGGCCGAGGGCGGGCCAGGGCTCGGCGAGCGGCTGCGGAACCGGCTGCGGCGCGCAAAGCGCGAGCCCCGGCGGGAGAACGTCCGGGTGCGGGGGCGCTACGAGATCCGGGAGGCCCGCTGGTACGAGCCGCACCACTTCGAGCCCGAGCCCGTCAACTGGAAGACCGGCGCGCTGAGCTTCGTGGGCTCGTTCGTCGCGTTCATCGCCGCCGGGCAGGTAGGGCTCTGGGCGACCGGCGCCGCCGACCCGGGCCCCCTGGTCTGGCTCTCGGCGGTCGCCCCCTTTATGCCGGTGATCTACACGCTCGTCGGCCTCGTGGCGGCGTACTTCGCCTACCGGGCGGCTGGCTACTGGGGCGTGGCGCTGGTCTTCGTGGCGGCGCTGGTCGTGGGCGGGCAGGGGGGCCCGGTGGGGCTGCTGCAGTTCGCCACGGTCGGCATAGCGCTGCTGCTTCTGGTCATCTACCTCGGCAACCGGCGCGCGGCGCGCCGCTAGAGAGGCTTCGGGGCCCTGAAGGGTGAAGCGCGGCAGATAGAGGAGTTCGTGGCCCGCTACGGGGAGCGCGCGGCCCCGGCGGAGAGGGCCGTCTCCGAGGCGTGGTGGAACCTGGCCACCACCGGGAGCGAGGAGGCCCGCCGGGAGCTGGTGCGCGCCGGGATGGCGTACAACGAGGTCTTCTCCGACCCCGAGGCCTTCCGGAAGGTCCGCGGCTGGTACGCGGAGCGCAGCCGCATCCCAGACGCCCTGCTGCGCCGGCAGGTCGAGGTGCTGCACGGGGCGCTCGCGGCGTGCCAGGGCGACCGCAAGACCATCTCGCGCATAGAGGAGCTGGAGGCCGAGGCCAACGCCCTCTACGGCAACCACCGGGCCGAGATCGGGGGAAGGGAGGTCGGGGAGAACGAGCTCCGGGAGATCTTGCGCACCTCCCGGGACGAAGAGCTGCGCCGGGAGGCGTGGGAGGCCTCCAAGAGCGTGGGCCGGGAGGCGGCCCCCCTGGTCCGGGAGCTCGCCCGGCTGCGCAACCGGCTCGCCCGCAAGCAGGGCTACGAGAACCACTACCTCCGCTCGCTGGAGCTGCAGGAGATAGACCCCGGGGAGCTGGAGGGGATCATGTCCCGCCTCGAGGCCGCGACGGAGGCCCCCTTCAGGGAGCTGAAGCGGCGGCTGGACGAGGGCCTCAAGGGGCGGTTCGGGGTGGAGCGGGTGATGCCCTGGCACCACGCCGACCCCTTTTTCCAGAGCTGCCGGGAGGATCTCGCGGCCACGGCCGGCGAGGTCCCCGACGTGGACGGCTTTTTCCGGGGGAAGGACCTCGAGGAGCTCACCCGCAGAACCTACGACGCCCTGGGCCTGGAGGTCAGGGACGTCCTCGCCCGCAGCGACCTCGCCGAGCGGCCCGGCAAGCTCCAGCACGCCTTCTGCACCCGGATAGGGCGCGAGTACCCCTACGACGTGAGGGTGCTGGCGAACGTACGGCCCGGCGCCTACTGGATGGAGACCCTGCTGCACGAGTTCGGGCACGCCGTCTACGACAAGCACATCAACCCGGGCC is a window of Rubrobacter xylanophilus DSM 9941 DNA encoding:
- a CDS encoding bifunctional 3'-5' exonuclease/DNA polymerase, producing MEERTAAFRLITGPEGLREAARALAGARRVGLDIEATGLSPLDARMRLLQLAAGGETFVVDVFEVKDLSPLREALEGGPLKVLHNAKYDYSFLLAQHGIRLSPLFDTMLAAQLLDGGEQGPSYSLEAVAGRYLQETVDKTARREDWSKELSREQLEYAARDAAILLPLHERLQELLEREGLGPVSRIEFGAVPAIAEMELAGIRLDVRRWRELERVVRRRRDEAARRLESHFPQPEGVLPLEGLGPRLNLNSPQQIMEAFRSIGIELPDTRMWTLLTVDHPAARDLLEYRELQKKLGTYLETYEGFVHPKTGRIHASFLQCRVPTGRLACTNPNVQQIPHEDEFRRCFVAGEGNVLVIADYSQIELRILAEVSGDPGFVEAFRRGEDLHRVTAATMFGVPKEEVTKEQRSAAKRINFGLAYGRGPRSLAAQLGTDEERARRLIDEYFATYGRVQRYLNETANRALKEGALRTLSGRLRKFGRTRGLSSAERGALKREAMNYPIQGTSADIAKLALIFIHSELRDLDARLINCIHDEFVVECAEEQAEEAASRVRSAMVRAGERLLKRVPVEVEVAVSREWRK
- a CDS encoding GNAT family N-acetyltransferase, with protein sequence MEISRATPQDAGELTEIARAAKRHWGYPERWMELWREALTITPQLAAGGEVWVAEEGGEKLGFYALSGSGRELEHLWVRPERLGEGVGRALFLHALGRAAELGAETVLIESDPNAEGFYLRMGAAKLGERVSELDGRERVLPLLAARTRH
- a CDS encoding EamA family transporter, with translation MVRRLRARVAGPFPPEGLVLLAVCSVQLGAAVAKGLFEEVGPGGTVFLRVGFAAAFLLLLWRPKVRGYPPSAYRLAVSFGAVLAAMNLAFYSALDRIPLGVAVTLEFVGPLGVAVAGSRRMLDLLWVAMAAAGILLLAPLGAFGGAGLDPAGVGLALLAGCFWAAYILLGGWTGRAFPGSTGLIIAMCAGAALTAPVGLASAGAGLLEAQVLLAGAAVALLSSAVPYSLELEALRRLPARVFGVLMSLEPAVAALVGFVVLGERLGWRALLAVLLVTAAAVGASRSSAAQ
- a CDS encoding alpha-amylase family glycosyl hydrolase, which translates into the protein MTERRGHLWWQRGVVYHIYPRSFADASGDGVGDLEGIASRLDYLEWLGVDAIWLSPFYPSPMADFGYDISDHCAVDPLFGTLADFDELVAETHRRGMRLIVDYVPNHTSDEHPWFLESRASRESPRRDWYIWADPKPDGSPPNNWRSVFGGSAWEWDERTGQYYYHAFHRKQPDLNWRNPAVREAMHGVMRFWLERGVDGFRVDALRHLVKDEKLRDNPPNPAYEEGRPSYEAHLPVYTTDRPEVHRMISGMRRVLDGCGGERVMIGELYLPFDRLVLYYGEGGRGVHLPTNMHLITTPWSAPSLAALISEYEAALPPHGWPNWVLSNHDNPRVATRVGPERARAAAVLLLTLRGTPTVYYGDEIGMVDGKIPPERLRDPAGSQNPRLSRDPARTPMQWDASPNAGFCPPDAEPWLPLSPDRRHRNVAAQRESRGSLLCLYRRLLRLRRSEPALSVGSYEPLEAGGSLLAYARSHAGRRLLVALNLGEAPEPLPPVLRGRVLLSTSPGQEGGDLRPPARLGPGEALVVAP
- a CDS encoding MFS transporter is translated as MPFPLPARFLGVLLLFGAMGAHVGVWAVLLADLSRRLGLSPTSLGLALALQSLCGVAGLLAAGRAADRLGRRPVLVAGIAGTGSYLLLLPLVESYASLLAVLVLSGTVGFYDLACNLLGGDYERRSGRRAMNLFHAGFSGGAGLGALGSGLALGAGAGYGGVYAAAGAALLALALAALRLPLPGGAPGPAPAAGEKPSGRLPAAVLACAALVFLCFATDAALEGYSSLYLRGVLGSGAALAGAGIAGLYLAGALGRLLGAAAVVRLGERRVLAGAGLLAAAGLAAAALAGSPARAALGLVLVGVALSPVAPLAFSLTARASSGSGRAVAAVTAAGYVAFTASPPLFGAAAGAFSLRAAFLLLALLCSAIALISWKIHPGTR
- a CDS encoding FUSC family protein, translated to MALSAAVKSVEAVGLRTFGGALERLRYGGWPVVQSAVAASLAWYLAEALLGHQRPFVAAIAAVISVGAVAGQTLRRAAEWIFGVALGLAVADLIVLAIGTGVLQTGFIVGLAMTVALMVRGGVMLVTEAGISALLVANLDPTAYGVSPDRFVEALVGGGTALAVSAVFPSDPKARVERTADRTLVTLAAVQRRISAALSGGDLGGAERALEEARGIDARVAELRETLDGGYQIARYSPPRRRTLGHLAYYATAAEQLDLAVRNTRVLARAAVSMVQEQGAAPPALCAAIEDLARAVEALDAYLDRPEHPLDTRSFALDAAAKATAVLRERSDLETSVLVGQIRSTALDLLQASGMHAREALRAMREVCSVAPSEGAC
- a CDS encoding NAD-dependent succinate-semialdehyde dehydrogenase, producing MAIATVNPATGEELKRFEALDREQIDEKIERAVGAFRGWRETPVQERCRLMARAAEVLEERAEEFGRLITTEMGKPLAAAVAEVRKSARGCRYYAQNAARFLADEEVELEGARAFVRYQPLGPVLAVMPWNFPFWQVFRFAAPALTAGNVGLLKHASNVPQSALAIEEVFRQAGFPEGVFQTLLIGASQVRDVISDPRVRAATLTGSTPAGRDVGGEAGRNIKPSVLELGGSDPFIVMPSADLDRALDTAVTSRTLNNGQSCINAKRIIVHRQIAEEFTRRFVEKMASLKVGDPMDETTDMGPLAMPSILEGVDEQVRRSVEAGAKVLTGGKPLDGPGYFYPPTVLAEIPEGAPAREEEIFGPVASLFTARDIDEAIRLANETPFGLGSSAWTNDPEEQERFVDEIEAGMVYINRLVESTPEVPFGGVKSSGYGRELSHFGIREFVNVKTVWIDASGGERGRGVE